The following proteins come from a genomic window of Mycolicibacterium rufum:
- a CDS encoding glutamine synthetase family protein produces the protein MGHPDSSDRADHLRADGVAIVAGSVTDLAGVTRAKYVPVSRLGAFTRAGMGVSPSWSVFCVDSGIAFTPSIGVAGDLRIRIDPDDVRVVEDGVAWAPGSLNDQYGEPAPLCTRTLLARYERAATDHGLDVQMGAELECTMLAADGGPATTEPWSPYGIRTSLDRSAFLVDLAATAERAGLPVEQLHTEYGHDQLEISLAPDTPVAAADAVILARIVLSRAAARHGLRISFSPVPFDGAAGNGAHLHLSLSDAEGPLLSGGDGPRGLRTSGAAAIAGVLDTLPDLLGLYAGSAVSALRLKPGNWAGATACWGLENREAAVRLIAATPGNPHGANMELKLIDPSANPYLAAAAFLGSALRGIDRTLALPEEIPENPAQSGISTRPLPLAQREALEAMDTSKAAAELLTSEIVEALVAVRRYELETFGDMPPAQICDALRLAWTC, from the coding sequence ATGGGACATCCCGACTCGAGCGACCGGGCCGATCACCTGCGTGCCGACGGCGTCGCGATCGTCGCCGGTTCGGTCACCGACCTGGCCGGCGTCACCAGAGCCAAGTACGTTCCCGTCTCGCGGCTCGGAGCCTTCACGCGCGCAGGAATGGGGGTCTCCCCCTCGTGGAGTGTGTTCTGCGTCGACAGCGGCATCGCCTTCACCCCGAGCATCGGGGTGGCCGGTGACCTGCGCATCCGCATCGATCCGGACGACGTGCGTGTCGTCGAGGACGGGGTCGCGTGGGCGCCCGGCTCGCTGAACGACCAGTACGGCGAGCCTGCGCCGCTGTGCACCCGGACACTGCTCGCGCGATACGAACGCGCTGCCACCGACCACGGCCTGGACGTGCAGATGGGCGCAGAGTTGGAGTGCACCATGCTCGCGGCCGACGGGGGTCCCGCGACCACCGAGCCGTGGTCCCCCTACGGCATCAGAACATCGCTGGACAGGTCGGCCTTCCTGGTCGACCTAGCCGCGACCGCCGAGCGGGCCGGGCTGCCGGTCGAGCAACTGCACACCGAGTACGGCCACGACCAACTCGAGATCTCGCTCGCTCCCGATACGCCGGTGGCGGCGGCGGACGCCGTCATCCTGGCGCGGATCGTGCTCAGCCGCGCGGCCGCGCGCCACGGACTGCGGATCTCGTTCTCGCCGGTTCCGTTCGACGGCGCCGCCGGCAACGGCGCGCACCTGCACCTGTCGCTGTCCGATGCCGAGGGCCCGCTGCTCTCCGGCGGCGACGGGCCGCGCGGGCTGCGGACGAGCGGCGCGGCGGCCATCGCCGGGGTGCTCGACACGCTGCCTGATCTCCTCGGTCTCTATGCCGGGTCGGCCGTGTCGGCGCTGCGCCTCAAGCCAGGCAACTGGGCAGGCGCCACCGCCTGCTGGGGACTGGAGAACCGGGAGGCCGCGGTGCGGTTGATCGCCGCCACGCCGGGTAACCCGCACGGCGCCAACATGGAACTGAAATTGATCGACCCCAGCGCCAACCCCTACCTCGCCGCCGCCGCCTTCCTCGGCAGCGCATTGCGCGGCATTGACCGCACCCTCGCCCTGCCCGAGGAGATTCCTGAGAATCCCGCCCAGTCGGGAATCTCGACCCGCCCGCTGCCGCTGGCCCAGCGCGAGGCCCTCGAGGCGATGGACACCTCGAAGGCCGCGGCCGAACTGCTCACCTCCGAGATCGTCGAAGCCCTTGTCGCCGTGCGCCGATACGAGCTCGAGACGTTCGGCGACATGCCCCCCGCTCAGATCTGCGACGCCCTCCGGCTCGCCTGGACCTGCTGA
- a CDS encoding FKBP-type peptidyl-prolyl cis-trans isomerase: MTSRRLPLPFALAVCAVSAAALTACGSAPSSEAQAPACPTAAPSAAGAPEWTLPGTTGSVAVTGSTDTAAPLVTVTPPFSVAETQVHTLQAGPGPVVPDTATVSVCYMGVNGRDGAVFDSSYERGAPVEFPLDNVVPGFQKAIAGQNVGSTVAVAMTSADGYPAGQPGAGILPGDSLVFAIKILDVTD; this comes from the coding sequence ATGACTTCCCGACGTCTGCCACTCCCGTTCGCGCTCGCCGTGTGCGCCGTCTCCGCCGCCGCCCTGACCGCCTGCGGCTCGGCGCCCTCCTCCGAAGCGCAGGCGCCCGCCTGCCCCACCGCGGCACCCAGCGCCGCCGGCGCCCCGGAGTGGACCCTGCCCGGTACGACGGGCAGCGTTGCCGTCACCGGATCCACCGACACCGCGGCGCCCCTGGTCACTGTCACGCCGCCGTTCAGCGTCGCCGAGACGCAGGTGCACACGTTGCAGGCCGGCCCCGGGCCCGTCGTCCCGGACACCGCCACCGTGTCGGTCTGCTACATGGGGGTCAACGGTCGCGACGGCGCGGTGTTCGACAGCAGCTACGAGCGCGGCGCCCCGGTGGAGTTCCCGCTCGACAACGTGGTGCCCGGGTTCCAGAAGGCGATCGCGGGTCAGAACGTCGGCTCGACCGTCGCGGTGGCGATGACCTCGGCCGACGGCTACCCGGCCGGCCAGCCCGGAGCCGGCATCCTGCCCGGCGACTCGCTGGTCTTCGCGATCAAGATCCTCGACGTCACCGACTGA
- a CDS encoding APC family permease, whose translation MAPELSVNSDQPDQIPHRRLPFWVALALSVALVGPTLAMSGNGQGLIGTVGKSIPLVFLIGLVGVSLVGYSFVRLTRHLNHAGSAYGLVGGTIGPRTGFFSGFAMLGAYWGFSIGTLALTAAFVNSFIAALQPGNDNPYQVPWLLIVVIGAVISFLLSGRDIQLLAKILLAIEGIGILAMIVLVVAIFARGGAPSTGIDFSVFSFSGGVSASAVLAGVVAAFLSWAGFEACASMGEETDDPKRNIPRALAGTLILTGVLFVVVMFAQVVGFGTDAAGLEAFQGSGNTLGDLGGTYIGQWFSLVIIFTAIVSAFGCHLATSATSGRMLYAFGRDGFGPKALAHIHADTGGPRRATWLVVVVALVVDLICGALGWPDMGTGNAAINTYFLFAVAGSVCLMVCYLLVEIAAAWFVGAPKFVSVHGGAGRVPGLVLPLLGAVVIVTVLWFNVKDADTWSAAPLLGLYWCALGLVIAVALSGIAKRVGQSLALELELTPRGGAAEPTRPA comes from the coding sequence ATGGCACCAGAACTGTCAGTGAACTCAGATCAGCCCGATCAGATCCCGCACCGCCGCCTGCCGTTCTGGGTCGCGCTGGCGCTGTCGGTGGCCCTGGTCGGGCCGACCCTGGCGATGTCCGGCAACGGGCAGGGCCTGATCGGGACCGTGGGCAAGTCGATCCCGCTGGTGTTCCTCATCGGCCTCGTCGGCGTCTCCCTCGTCGGCTACAGCTTCGTGCGACTCACCCGCCACCTCAACCACGCCGGATCGGCCTACGGACTGGTGGGCGGCACCATCGGACCGCGCACCGGGTTCTTCTCCGGTTTCGCGATGCTGGGTGCCTACTGGGGGTTCTCGATCGGCACGCTCGCGCTGACCGCCGCCTTCGTGAACTCCTTCATCGCCGCGCTGCAACCCGGCAATGACAACCCCTACCAGGTGCCGTGGCTGCTGATCGTCGTCATCGGGGCTGTCATCTCGTTCCTGTTGTCCGGCCGCGACATTCAGCTGCTCGCCAAGATCCTGCTCGCCATCGAGGGCATCGGCATCCTGGCGATGATCGTGCTCGTGGTGGCCATTTTCGCCCGAGGCGGAGCGCCCAGCACGGGCATCGACTTCTCGGTGTTCTCCTTCTCCGGCGGTGTCTCCGCGTCGGCAGTGCTCGCCGGCGTGGTGGCGGCGTTCCTGTCCTGGGCGGGTTTCGAGGCGTGCGCGTCGATGGGCGAGGAGACCGACGACCCGAAACGCAACATCCCCCGGGCGCTGGCCGGAACGCTGATCCTCACCGGCGTGTTGTTCGTCGTCGTGATGTTCGCCCAGGTGGTCGGATTCGGCACCGACGCCGCCGGTCTCGAGGCGTTCCAGGGATCCGGCAACACCCTCGGTGACCTCGGCGGCACCTACATCGGCCAGTGGTTCTCCCTCGTCATCATCTTCACTGCAATCGTCTCCGCGTTCGGGTGTCATCTCGCGACGTCGGCGACGTCGGGTCGCATGCTCTATGCGTTCGGGCGCGACGGCTTCGGGCCGAAAGCGTTGGCGCACATCCACGCCGACACTGGCGGTCCGCGCCGCGCCACGTGGCTTGTCGTGGTCGTCGCCCTGGTGGTCGACCTCATCTGCGGGGCGCTCGGCTGGCCCGACATGGGCACCGGCAACGCCGCCATCAACACCTACTTCCTGTTCGCGGTCGCCGGATCGGTGTGCCTGATGGTGTGCTACCTACTCGTCGAGATCGCCGCCGCGTGGTTCGTCGGGGCGCCGAAGTTCGTGTCCGTGCACGGCGGTGCGGGCAGGGTCCCCGGACTCGTGCTGCCTCTGCTGGGAGCGGTCGTGATCGTCACCGTGCTGTGGTTCAACGTCAAGGATGCCGACACCTGGTCGGCCGCGCCGCTGCTCGGCTTGTACTGGTGCGCCCTCGGCCTGGTCATCGCGGTCGCGCTGTCGGGTATCGCCAAGCGCGTCGGTCAATCCCTGGCGCTGGAACTGGAACTCACGCCACGCGGCGGCGCCGCCGAGCCGACCCGTCCCGCGTGA
- a CDS encoding aminotransferase class I/II-fold pyridoxal phosphate-dependent enzyme, translating to MGSDHTRAPLLASLKEFVERNQAPFYSPGHKGGRTLDPWLRANIAAVDLNNLPDTDTLHCPEGPILEAERLIADAWGVPHSFVMVQGSTGGNIAVALTALRPDEPVLVARNAHKSVLAGLVQVGARPVWLEPRWDADFGVAHGLDADVVERAFQTTGATALWVLHPTYFGTTGDIAALAELCRHHDARLLVDGAHSPHFAFHPDLPTPGEQSGAAATVQSVHKILSGLSQAAVLHVDTDQLDEASWRRSLQLIQTTSPHFAIMASIDAARRQMALGGRELLEEALIRARTAADRLTRIPGLTVLRPEHLAGPRTGLCQLDETKLLIGTAGLNADAREILARLNHIHGVQPELAGTGHILCISTIGNTARDFDRLATAFEEVATHFGRRDAERAAGWTADVLAVRPDVVVTPRDAFFAATDTVALADATGRIAAEAITPYPPGIPLVMPGERLGRDVIDLLVALRRAGNPISASDPTLSVVTVVR from the coding sequence ATGGGCTCTGACCACACCAGGGCGCCTCTGCTCGCGTCGCTGAAGGAGTTCGTCGAGCGCAACCAGGCACCGTTCTACTCCCCCGGACACAAGGGCGGTCGGACCCTCGACCCGTGGCTGCGGGCGAACATCGCCGCCGTGGATCTGAACAATCTGCCCGACACCGACACGCTGCACTGCCCCGAAGGGCCGATCCTCGAGGCCGAACGGCTCATCGCCGACGCGTGGGGCGTGCCGCACAGCTTCGTGATGGTGCAGGGCTCCACCGGGGGGAACATCGCGGTCGCGCTGACGGCGCTGCGACCCGACGAGCCGGTTCTGGTGGCGCGCAACGCCCATAAGTCGGTGCTGGCCGGGCTGGTTCAGGTGGGTGCGCGGCCGGTGTGGCTCGAGCCGCGGTGGGACGCCGATTTCGGGGTGGCGCACGGCCTCGACGCCGACGTGGTCGAACGGGCGTTCCAGACGACCGGGGCGACGGCGCTGTGGGTACTGCACCCGACCTACTTCGGCACCACGGGTGACATCGCCGCACTGGCCGAGCTGTGCCGCCACCATGACGCGCGGCTGCTCGTCGACGGCGCACATTCGCCGCACTTCGCCTTCCACCCCGACCTGCCCACTCCCGGTGAGCAATCGGGCGCCGCGGCCACCGTGCAGTCCGTGCACAAGATCCTGTCGGGGCTGAGTCAGGCGGCGGTGCTGCACGTCGACACCGACCAACTCGACGAGGCATCGTGGCGTCGATCGCTGCAACTCATCCAGACGACCAGCCCGCACTTCGCGATCATGGCGTCGATCGACGCGGCCCGGCGACAAATGGCGCTCGGCGGCCGTGAACTGCTCGAGGAAGCGCTGATCCGGGCGCGCACGGCCGCGGACCGTCTCACGCGGATCCCGGGACTGACCGTGCTGCGGCCTGAGCATCTCGCCGGCCCCCGCACGGGGCTGTGCCAGCTCGACGAGACCAAGCTGCTGATCGGCACCGCGGGCCTGAACGCCGACGCGCGGGAGATCCTGGCCCGGCTCAACCACATCCACGGCGTGCAGCCCGAACTGGCAGGCACCGGACACATCCTGTGCATCAGCACCATCGGCAACACCGCGCGTGATTTCGACCGACTGGCAACGGCTTTCGAGGAGGTGGCCACCCACTTCGGACGCCGCGACGCCGAGCGGGCGGCCGGGTGGACGGCCGACGTGCTCGCGGTGCGGCCGGACGTCGTGGTGACGCCCCGGGACGCGTTCTTCGCCGCCACCGACACCGTCGCGCTGGCCGACGCCACCGGGCGCATCGCGGCCGAAGCCATCACCCCCTATCCGCCCGGCATCCCGCTCGTGATGCCGGGTGAGCGTCTCGGACGAGACGTCATCGATCTGCTGGTGGCGCTGCGCAGAGCGGGCAACCCGATCAGCGCGTCGGATCCGACGCTGAGCGTCGTCACGGTGGTGCGCTGA
- a CDS encoding amidohydrolase family protein gives MPAGELQDAFDGVEGQIPDGLADHLRTVTLIDHHVHGTFTEAVDRATFEFSINEGSNDPVPTWMTQFDSPLGLSIRRWCAPLLGLPPHADGEEYWKRRCEFGPDELAATMLPAAGVSRWIVDTGFKGDRITPHGRLAELAGGQSSEIIRLERVAEDLLEDGIAVEDFPDAMRAALAAAADDPTVVGTKTIVAYRTGFDIDWSAPTDADVVTRARDLVARSGTPRIDDPVLIAFGVHEAASHGLPIQVHVGFGDRDLDLHRCDPLLLLPLLRSMPPVPVLLLHCYPFHRQAGYLAQAFDHVNFDVGLAVNYLGPRSTSLVAEALDTAPFAKQLFSSDAFGPPELHVLGSVLWRRAMGLVLGEWVRTGDCTEADAIRIVDMIGVMNAQRVYGL, from the coding sequence ATGCCGGCTGGTGAGCTGCAGGACGCGTTCGACGGGGTCGAGGGTCAGATCCCGGACGGCCTGGCCGACCACCTGCGCACCGTCACCCTGATCGATCACCACGTGCACGGCACCTTCACCGAAGCCGTCGACCGGGCCACGTTCGAGTTCTCGATCAACGAGGGGTCCAACGACCCGGTGCCGACCTGGATGACGCAATTCGACTCCCCGCTCGGTCTGTCGATACGGCGTTGGTGCGCACCGCTTCTCGGCCTGCCGCCGCATGCCGACGGCGAGGAGTACTGGAAGCGCCGCTGCGAGTTCGGCCCCGACGAGCTCGCCGCGACGATGCTGCCGGCCGCCGGGGTGTCGCGCTGGATCGTCGACACCGGTTTCAAAGGCGACCGGATCACCCCGCACGGCCGGCTCGCCGAGCTGGCCGGAGGGCAGTCCTCGGAGATCATCCGGCTGGAACGCGTCGCCGAGGATCTGCTCGAGGACGGCATCGCGGTGGAGGACTTCCCCGACGCGATGCGCGCCGCGCTGGCCGCAGCGGCCGACGACCCGACTGTCGTGGGCACCAAGACGATCGTGGCCTACCGCACCGGATTCGACATCGACTGGAGCGCACCGACCGACGCCGACGTCGTCACCCGCGCCCGGGATCTCGTCGCCCGGTCGGGTACGCCACGCATCGACGACCCCGTGCTGATCGCCTTCGGGGTGCACGAGGCGGCCAGCCACGGCCTGCCGATCCAGGTGCACGTCGGGTTCGGCGACCGCGATCTGGACCTGCACCGCTGCGATCCGCTGCTGCTTCTGCCGCTGCTGCGGAGCATGCCGCCGGTGCCCGTCCTGCTGCTGCACTGCTACCCGTTCCACCGCCAAGCCGGTTATCTGGCACAGGCTTTCGACCACGTGAACTTCGACGTGGGCCTCGCGGTCAACTATCTCGGACCCCGGTCCACATCGCTGGTGGCCGAGGCGCTGGACACCGCGCCGTTCGCCAAGCAGCTCTTCTCGTCGGATGCCTTCGGCCCGCCCGAACTACACGTGCTGGGGTCGGTCCTGTGGCGGCGCGCCATGGGCCTGGTGCTCGGCGAGTGGGTGCGCACCGGCGACTGCACCGAGGCCGACGCGATCCGCATCGTCGACATGATCGGCGTGATGAACGCGCAACGCGTCTATGGGCTCTGA
- a CDS encoding aspartate aminotransferase family protein, which produces MSTLYARDEAVIAGIEKLRFFPLEVESGHGCTLTTPDGRELLDLSATWTASGLGHGHPAVVEAVSRAVRDAPGSGGLSAVHPDSVGLAEDLLALVPGEGERRVYLGHAGSDANDVALRACRHASGRRTVVAFEHSYHGGVGVAMGVSGVHVDAGAPADPDSVFLPYPNPFRPGPDGVGADVTACLALADQHLGDGRVACLIVEPILSDGGLVVPPDGFLAQLHEVCRRHDVPMICDEVKMGLGRPGTLHAFEHDGVVPDIVTFGKVIGGGLPLSAAVGPAEILDHPPAAALLTTAGNPVCTAAGRAVLKTIVSEGLIDNAAKVGARLADSLRELAGAPGGDRIGDVRGRGLAIGLELVDPTTGDRDPRLAAAVVYRAWELGAVVYYVGGNVLEITPPLVLTESQAARAAEILGAAIGDAAAGKVDAEEVAKYAGW; this is translated from the coding sequence GTGAGCACGCTCTACGCCCGCGACGAGGCCGTCATCGCGGGCATCGAGAAGCTGCGCTTCTTCCCGCTGGAGGTCGAATCCGGGCACGGCTGCACCCTCACCACCCCCGACGGCCGTGAGCTGCTCGACCTGTCCGCGACCTGGACGGCCTCCGGGCTGGGTCACGGGCACCCCGCCGTCGTGGAGGCAGTCAGCCGGGCCGTCCGGGACGCACCCGGCTCCGGCGGCCTGTCGGCGGTTCATCCCGACTCGGTCGGCCTGGCCGAAGACCTGCTCGCGCTCGTTCCCGGTGAAGGTGAACGCAGGGTCTATCTGGGCCACGCCGGTTCGGACGCCAACGACGTCGCGCTGCGGGCGTGCCGGCACGCCAGCGGGCGGCGCACGGTGGTCGCGTTCGAGCACAGCTATCACGGCGGTGTCGGTGTGGCGATGGGCGTGTCCGGTGTGCACGTCGACGCCGGCGCACCGGCCGACCCCGACTCGGTGTTCCTCCCCTACCCCAACCCTTTCCGTCCCGGACCGGACGGTGTCGGGGCGGATGTCACCGCCTGCCTGGCGCTCGCCGATCAGCACCTCGGCGACGGCCGCGTCGCCTGTCTCATCGTCGAACCGATTCTGTCCGACGGCGGGCTGGTGGTACCCCCGGACGGCTTCCTGGCGCAGCTGCACGAGGTGTGCCGCCGGCACGACGTCCCCATGATCTGCGATGAGGTCAAGATGGGGCTGGGCCGACCCGGCACCCTGCACGCCTTCGAGCACGACGGCGTCGTGCCCGACATCGTCACGTTCGGCAAGGTCATCGGCGGCGGACTGCCGCTGTCGGCGGCGGTGGGACCCGCGGAGATCCTGGACCACCCGCCCGCCGCCGCGCTGCTGACCACGGCAGGCAACCCGGTGTGTACCGCGGCGGGACGGGCCGTCCTGAAGACCATCGTGTCCGAAGGGCTCATCGACAACGCCGCGAAAGTCGGGGCACGACTGGCCGACTCGCTGCGGGAACTGGCCGGCGCCCCCGGCGGTGACCGGATCGGCGACGTGCGGGGACGCGGCCTGGCCATCGGTCTGGAACTGGTCGACCCGACCACGGGGGACCGCGACCCGCGGCTGGCCGCGGCCGTGGTCTACCGTGCTTGGGAGTTGGGCGCGGTCGTCTACTACGTCGGCGGCAACGTCCTCGAGATCACCCCGCCGCTGGTGCTGACCGAGAGCCAGGCAGCCCGCGCGGCGGAGATCCTCGGGGCGGCGATCGGTGACGCGGCCGCGGGGAAGGTCGACGCCGAGGAGGTCGCGAAGTATGCCGGCTGGTGA
- a CDS encoding MurR/RpiR family transcriptional regulator, which yields MNERGETVAARTNAALADLSRAERRVGRALLADYPSAGLASAARLAERAEVSPPTVLRFAQSLGYDGFTDLQVALRAELTQQSSGPLTRLADAPRAGSQLDRLLQQARAQNACAEETLARLPAPMLEAAVALMADASRPLHLHGGRFSHLLAVYLAAHLEQLRPGVRLLSDPKGRDLGTMMDLTRRDVVVLFDYHRYHRSAAELAADVHRAGATLLLITDDMACPVAPDAEVVLAASSTVGTVYQSMSAGFLLTELLIPLVMDALGEPARTRMALWEERRRGEVLP from the coding sequence ATGAACGAACGGGGCGAGACGGTGGCGGCCCGCACCAACGCCGCGCTGGCCGACCTCAGCCGCGCCGAACGCCGGGTGGGCCGAGCGCTGCTCGCCGACTACCCGAGCGCAGGACTGGCCAGCGCCGCCCGGCTTGCCGAGCGCGCCGAGGTGAGCCCACCGACGGTGCTGCGCTTCGCCCAGTCGCTCGGCTACGACGGGTTCACCGATCTGCAGGTGGCGTTGCGCGCCGAACTCACCCAGCAGTCGAGCGGTCCGTTGACGCGGCTTGCCGACGCGCCGCGCGCGGGCAGTCAACTCGATCGGCTCCTGCAGCAGGCGCGGGCGCAGAACGCCTGTGCCGAGGAGACTCTGGCGCGGCTGCCCGCGCCGATGCTCGAGGCGGCGGTGGCGCTGATGGCCGACGCATCGCGTCCGCTGCACTTACACGGCGGCCGCTTCTCACACCTGCTGGCGGTGTATCTGGCGGCCCACCTCGAGCAGCTGCGCCCGGGTGTGCGGCTGCTGTCGGACCCGAAGGGCAGGGATCTCGGCACGATGATGGACCTGACACGGCGAGATGTCGTGGTGCTCTTCGACTATCACCGATACCACCGCAGCGCCGCGGAACTCGCCGCCGATGTGCACCGGGCCGGCGCGACGCTGCTGCTGATCACCGACGACATGGCCTGTCCGGTGGCTCCCGACGCCGAGGTGGTGCTGGCCGCCTCGAGCACCGTCGGGACGGTGTATCAGAGTATGTCGGCGGGCTTTCTGCTCACCGAGTTGCTGATCCCGTTGGTGATGGACGCGCTGGGTGAGCCGGCGCGGACGCGAATGGCGTTGTGGGAGGAGCGTCGTCGCGGCGAAGTGCTGCCGTGA
- a CDS encoding class II glutamine amidotransferase — translation MCRLLGVASVVPTSVADTVGDTVLTDFLALTRIHGDGWGAASVFDPDDTPRVEVSADSAVEDPRFGTATKESVRGSVVHLRWATNGLAVQPENSHPFIADGVAMAHNGSIKPIAALEALLDRRIAADLRGTTDSERYFALVRQYRSMTDDLAEAVRRAVAELRQIYPDASLNALLLGEGRLIAVHAHAKSALLDEDIEEIRATDLPAEHLEDYFSLRVARPDDATVVIGSTGFGDLDWSPLPPESVASISLDDLSMTIVPIMAD, via the coding sequence ATGTGCCGTCTGCTGGGTGTGGCGTCGGTGGTGCCGACCTCGGTGGCCGACACGGTCGGGGACACGGTTCTCACCGACTTCCTCGCGCTGACCAGGATCCACGGGGACGGCTGGGGGGCGGCGTCGGTGTTCGACCCCGATGACACTCCCCGCGTAGAGGTTTCGGCCGACAGCGCGGTGGAAGACCCGCGCTTCGGCACCGCCACGAAGGAATCCGTGCGCGGATCGGTGGTTCACCTGCGATGGGCGACCAACGGACTGGCCGTCCAGCCGGAGAACTCCCACCCGTTCATCGCCGACGGCGTGGCGATGGCGCACAACGGATCCATCAAGCCGATCGCCGCACTCGAAGCGCTGCTCGATCGGCGTATCGCCGCGGACCTGCGCGGCACCACCGACAGCGAACGGTACTTCGCGCTGGTGCGTCAATACCGTTCCATGACAGACGATTTGGCCGAGGCGGTCCGACGGGCGGTCGCCGAACTACGGCAGATCTACCCGGACGCCAGCCTCAACGCGCTGCTGCTGGGGGAGGGCCGCCTCATCGCCGTGCACGCCCACGCCAAGAGCGCGCTGCTCGACGAGGACATCGAGGAGATCCGCGCCACCGATCTGCCCGCCGAGCACCTCGAGGACTACTTCTCGTTGCGGGTGGCACGTCCCGACGACGCCACCGTGGTGATCGGGTCGACCGGGTTCGGCGATCTGGACTGGAGCCCACTGCCTCCAGAGAGCGTGGCCTCGATCTCGCTGGACGACTTGTCCATGACGATCGTGCCGATCATGGCAGATTGA
- a CDS encoding GGDEF domain-containing protein, translating to MTLARIAGTRAVRALAVGVVIFTASVVGIDSRLPESLAVLWPANAVLLAVLLRSRGAHRHLELWVAAAIGYVAADVSHGTATVPAVVLALANLSGVLMALLVCIRLGVAGVRDATPSTVVRLASGCVAGCAVGAVIGATVAVSYFGGTWSQGWLSWFACDLVNYASLLPVLLTVRRWRWTGVQGALTTAAMPWALLTVLLAVAWFMRDSGSAVAFTVPALVACALGGRMFATALMVMTSTVAMLALSVGVGASTAPAPVSTTTQIALALLALGPLVVAAATAERRRLLDELRQATTRDDLTGVLRRGEFSARAQELLADGDRTGAPSAFLMMDLDHFKLLNDRRGHRAGDQALVDFSAILRDVLGRAGSAERPGAIIGRVGGEEFAALLPGVTVERARSLAEEIRRRQEDRARSDFGPDGSTVSIGVSCCTGRRDLDELMMSADTSVYSAKRRGRNGVVVADTMLRAVGD from the coding sequence GTGACGTTAGCCAGGATTGCCGGCACCCGTGCAGTGCGGGCCCTGGCGGTCGGCGTCGTCATCTTCACGGCGTCCGTCGTCGGCATCGACAGTCGCCTCCCGGAATCGCTCGCGGTGCTGTGGCCGGCGAACGCCGTTCTGTTGGCTGTCCTGCTCCGCAGCCGCGGAGCGCACCGCCATCTCGAGCTGTGGGTCGCCGCGGCCATCGGCTACGTGGCCGCCGACGTCTCCCACGGCACGGCCACGGTTCCCGCCGTCGTCCTGGCGCTGGCCAATCTGTCCGGCGTCCTCATGGCGCTGCTCGTGTGCATCCGGCTCGGAGTCGCCGGAGTGCGCGACGCGACACCGTCGACCGTCGTCCGCCTCGCGTCGGGCTGTGTCGCCGGGTGTGCGGTGGGCGCCGTCATCGGCGCCACGGTCGCCGTCAGTTACTTCGGCGGCACCTGGTCGCAAGGCTGGCTGAGCTGGTTCGCGTGCGACCTGGTCAACTACGCCAGCCTGCTCCCCGTGCTCCTCACGGTCCGCCGGTGGCGGTGGACCGGGGTCCAGGGTGCGCTCACGACAGCGGCGATGCCGTGGGCTCTGTTGACGGTTCTGCTGGCCGTCGCCTGGTTCATGCGTGACAGCGGCAGCGCCGTGGCCTTCACCGTGCCGGCGCTGGTGGCCTGCGCACTGGGCGGCCGGATGTTCGCCACCGCGCTGATGGTGATGACCTCCACCGTGGCGATGCTCGCGCTGTCGGTCGGAGTCGGCGCGAGCACGGCGCCCGCGCCGGTGAGCACGACGACCCAGATCGCGCTGGCTCTGCTCGCGCTCGGTCCTCTGGTCGTCGCGGCGGCGACCGCCGAGCGGCGCCGACTCCTCGACGAGCTCCGGCAGGCGACCACCCGGGACGATCTGACCGGCGTGCTGCGGCGGGGCGAGTTCTCGGCCCGCGCACAGGAACTGCTGGCCGACGGCGACCGTACGGGAGCGCCGTCGGCGTTCCTGATGATGGACCTCGACCACTTCAAACTGCTGAACGACCGGCGCGGGCACCGCGCCGGTGACCAGGCACTCGTTGACTTCAGCGCGATCCTGCGGGACGTCCTGGGGCGAGCCGGCAGCGCCGAGCGGCCCGGGGCGATCATCGGGCGGGTCGGGGGCGAGGAGTTCGCGGCGCTGCTTCCCGGAGTCACTGTCGAACGGGCCCGCTCGCTGGCCGAGGAGATCCGCCGCCGTCAAGAAGACCGCGCCCGTTCCGATTTCGGTCCCGACGGCAGCACGGTGAGCATCGGGGTGTCCTGCTGCACCGGTCGCCGCGACCTCGACGAGCTGATGATGTCCGCCGACACGTCGGTCTACAGCGCCAAGCGCCGGGGCCGCAACGGCGTCGTCGTCGCCGACACCATGCTCAGGGCGGTCGGTGATTAG